ATCACCGCGCGCACGCCCGCCACCTCCACGAGATCGCTTCGGAAGGCGGAGATCAGCCGCGCGCGATACGCCGCCTCGAATCCCTCGGGAAGATGGATGCCGAATTCGTCGCGGATCTGCCTCAGCACGGTCGGATAGCTGCGTCCGAGGAAGTGGCGCGCGACATAGGCGGTGTCGATGCGCACGTCATGGAGCGCAAGCTCCGCGATGAGCATCCGCGCCGAGATCACCTCGCTGTCGATCAGCACCCCGTCGCAGTCGAAAATCACCAGATCCATCATGCGTCCCTCCCTGCGCGGCGCAGCCTATCCGCGGCCGCGGCACGAGACAATGCTCAAGGGCGATGTGCGGGAGGCCAGGCGGCAGCACGTCGCCCGGTGCGGACCGCAAAAGGAATAGTTGACAGAAAAACTAGGATTACATACCAAGGAGACAGATCGGAAAAAATTCCGACGCTCGCTCACGCTCCAACGGCAAGCAACGGCCCCGCACGCCCAGCCAGTCTTGGTTCCCATCATTCATGACGCCAGCCCGTCCCGCAGTTCCGCAAGGCGGCCCGCATATGACAGACGAAACCGAAAAGACCCAAAAAGGCGATCCGATGAACGCACATGTGACCCAGCTTTCCGCTCCCGCCGGCACCCTCCCGCCGCTCAATGCCCGCACCCTCATCACCGACGGCGCAACGCGCCAGATCGACCTCGACGGGCAGATCTATACCCTGCGCATCACGCGGGCAGGCAAGCTCATCCTGACGAAATGAGCGGAACCCTGCCCGGACATCCCCTGAGCCGGACGGCGGGGGCCGTCGGCGGCGCCCTGCGCTTCATCCTCTCAATCGCGCGCGCCGCCTGATCCCCGCCCGGAGCAACCGGGCGGGCGCGCGGGCGCCCACCGGCCGATGTGCGTCGGGCCTCTCCGGCGCGGTTGTCATGCGAAGTCGAGACAGACCTCCGGTCCATGGGGGCCGGCGGGTGGCTGTGCCGGGCGAAACAGGCGTCAAAGGACGCCGTGCTGTTTCAGCAGCGCCGTTTCGTCGCCGGACACCCAGCCAAAGACCTTTGCATCGCCGTCCAGAATCTGAACGAGATAATGGACATCGAAATCTATCGCCGTCTCGGGCAGATCGTCCCGGACATAGGTTGCGGTCCAGGAAACGTGGGCGACGCAATGAAGGTCGTCTATCGGAGACAGGCGGAGGCCACGGATCCGAATGGACTGCGTGCCGATGTCCCTGTAGGTCCGGTAGACCTGGACCATCGCCTGAAGGAACGTCTCATCATTCTTCCCGGCCATGACACCGGCCGGGGAAGCTTCTATGAATTCAGAAGCATAGAGCTTCCCAGGCTCTTCCTTGTCGAAATCGCCTGCCAGAGAACGTTCGAAAAAGCTCTCGTATCTTTCGAACAGTTTCCGAACCGTCTCGTCCATTGGCGCGCTCCTCAACGGCAAACTGTCCCAGAAAAATGGCAGGTGTGGACCCCGGAGGCAACCACCGCGGGATCTCCCGGCTCGTTGCGTCCTCCGCAAGCGGCCGTCCCGTGGCGCGCGATGCGCCGGCTTAGTGATGGGTCATCGGGCTGGTGTGATGCCCGGCGCGGTGCTATGACCCCGACGGCGCGGTCCCTTCACGATGCCATGCTCGGTCCAGGTCCGGCCTGTCCTGCGCGTGTCCTCGATGATGCCGCGGTTGAAGGCGCGGACCTCCGGCTTGTCATAGGCGCGCCCGTGGTCAAGGTGATAGACCGGCGCGGTGTAGCGCACATGCCGCCCCCGCACCCCGGCATTGCCGAGCCGGTCGCCCAGTTCCTTGTCGAGCCCGCCATAGGCCATCCGCTCGTCGAAGCCGTTCACCGCGAGGAGATTGTCGCGGAAGGTCGAGGCGCAGCCACCCTGCCAGTTGCGCTTCACCGGCGACAGGCGGTCGAGCGCCCGGTTCAGACGCGGGGCGGGCGGTGTGGATTTCAGCCGTTCCGAGCCGCTCTGCGGCGTCCAGCCCGACAGACGGCCCTCCGCGCTCCATGCCACCCTGCCGGCGGAGAGCATCGCCTGTGTCAGCGCCGGATCGAGCCGGATCAGGCTGCCCGTCAGGAAGCGGTCGCGCCGCGCGAGGTCGAGATGGCGGGAGACGAAGCCGGGATGCAGCAGGCAATCGTCGTCGATGAAGAAGAGATAGTCGGCCTGGGACTCCGCAATGGCGGTGTTGAGCGCCTTGCATTTGCGAAAGCCGTCATCCTCATGCCAGCTGTGGCGGATCGACACCGGTCCCGCCCGGTCCTGTGCCGCAGCGATCACCGCGGCGGTCTCCTCCCCCGACCCGTCGTCGGCCACGCAAATCGTGTCGGGCGGGACCGTCTGCGCCAGGCATGTCTCAAGGCAGAGCGCGAGATAGGCAGGCTTGTTGTAGGTGGCGATGATGATTTCGGTTCGCATAGAGATCCCGTGTGTCGGGGAGGGTTTTCCCCTGATAGCCGTTGCGCACGGGCTTGGCAAAGCCTGCGCGCCGCCGCGGCGCGTGCGATGCGGAAGCGATGGCCTAGCGCAGCGTCACGGGTTCCTGCACCAGCGTCACGCCGAAGCGCGTCTCGACGGTGCGGACGGCCCGCGCGGCAAGCGCCGTGACGTCCTCGAAGGTGGCTCCGCCGTGGTTGACGAGGACGAGGGCGTGTTGGTCGGAAAACCCCGCCCCGCCATGGCGCGCGCCCTTGAGGCCTGCGGCCTCGAGCAGCCATCCGGCGGAGAGCTTGATCCCGCCTTCTACCGGATGCGACGGCATCTCCGGCAGGCGGGCGACAGCCTCGGCGGGGAGGATCGGATTGTGGAAGAAGGAGCCGGCGTTGCCGGTCCGCCGCCAGTCCGGCAGCTTCGCACTCCGCAGGGCGAGCACTGCCTCCATCACCCGGCGCGGCGTCACCGGACCGTCGAGCGCGTCGAGCCCGGCATAGCCCAGCACCGGGCGCCAGGGCTGCGGCAGGGCGAGGGTGACGTCGCAGACCATATAGCGGCCCGGCGCCTCCTTGAACCGGCTGTGGCGATAGGCGAAGCGGCAGGCGGCGCGGTCGAAGCGCAGGCGCCGTCCCGTCCCGACCTCCAGCGCGGTCAGGTGGTCGAACACATCGGCCAGCTCGATGCCATAGGCGCCGATATTCTGGATCGGCGCGGCGCCGACCGTTCCGGGAATGCCCGCGAGGTTCTCGAGCCCGCCGATGCCCTGTGCGACGGTCCAGGCAACAAGATCCGCCCAGCTTTCCCCGGCCCGTGCCGTTACCCGGACGAGGTCCGGTGTGGAACGGTCGAGGGAGCGGCCACGCAACCGCACGAGGCCCACCACCGCCTCGATCTCCGGCGCAAGGACGCAATTGCTCCCGCCGCCGAGGAGGTGGAAGGGCAGGCCGCGCCGGGAGGCGAAATCATGCGCCGCGGCAACATCCTGCGGCTCGGTGAGAAAACCGCCATGGAGCGCCCTCGCGGCGAGGCCCAGCGTGTTGTGCTCCGACAGGTCGAAGGCGCCGGTCAGGGACGACGGGGATGGCGTGGCGAGGCTCACGCGCCGGCTTCCGTGATGCGATAGGCGCAGCGGCGCCCGCCGCTCACGACGTGCTCGATGCGCTCGACGCTGGTCTCCGCGCCGAGCACCGCCTCGAACACCGCCTTCTCGGCACGGCAAAATCCCTGGCAGAAGGTGGCGGCGGCACAGATCGGGCAATGATTCTCGATCAGCAGGAAGGTGCCGTCCTCGGCCTCCTCCGCCACGGCCATGTAGCCTTCGGTATTGCGCAGCTCGGCAAGCTTCGCGACGCGGTCGCGCAGCGTCGGACGCTGCGCCATCTCCGCCGCATAGAGCGCCTGGGTCGCACCTTCACGCGCCGCGACGATCCGGTCGAGCGCCTCGGGACCCAGCACTTCGGAAATGCTGCGCAGGATGTCGACGGTCAGCGCGGCATGGGTGTCGGGGAAACGTCCCTGTCCCTTGTCCGTCAGGTGCCAATAGCTCGAAGGCCGGCCGCGCCCCGCGGTGCGCCGTTCCTCGGACACGAGCCCGTCCTCGGCGAGCTTCACGAGGTGCTGCCGCGCGGCCTCCCCGGTGATGCCGAGCCGTTCCCCCGTCTGTGCGGAGGTCAGCGTGCCATGCATCTTCAGCGCCATCAGGACGCGCTCCGAAGGTGCGCGCGGGGACCATGAACTATTTTCCAAGATGTCGCTTGACATATTCGTCCCGATATTTTTCAAAGCTAGTGCTTGATTTATTAACGCAACGAGTCGGAAAATGCAAGCTCCGGCCGCCACAAGGAGATGGAACATGGCTTTCGAACTGCCCGCATTGTCCTATGCACACTCGGCCCTCGACGGGCGCGGCATGAGCCAGGAGACGCTCGAGCTGCACCATGACAAGCATCATCAGGCCTATGTCACGGCGC
The nucleotide sequence above comes from Celeribacter indicus. Encoded proteins:
- a CDS encoding glycosyltransferase encodes the protein MRTEIIIATYNKPAYLALCLETCLAQTVPPDTICVADDGSGEETAAVIAAAQDRAGPVSIRHSWHEDDGFRKCKALNTAIAESQADYLFFIDDDCLLHPGFVSRHLDLARRDRFLTGSLIRLDPALTQAMLSAGRVAWSAEGRLSGWTPQSGSERLKSTPPAPRLNRALDRLSPVKRNWQGGCASTFRDNLLAVNGFDERMAYGGLDKELGDRLGNAGVRGRHVRYTAPVYHLDHGRAYDKPEVRAFNRGIIEDTRRTGRTWTEHGIVKGPRRRGHSTAPGITPAR
- a CDS encoding helix-turn-helix transcriptional regulator; protein product: MALKMHGTLTSAQTGERLGITGEAARQHLVKLAEDGLVSEERRTAGRGRPSSYWHLTDKGQGRFPDTHAALTVDILRSISEVLGPEALDRIVAAREGATQALYAAEMAQRPTLRDRVAKLAELRNTEGYMAVAEEAEDGTFLLIENHCPICAAATFCQGFCRAEKAVFEAVLGAETSVERIEHVVSGGRRCAYRITEAGA
- the murB gene encoding UDP-N-acetylmuramate dehydrogenase, which produces MSLATPSPSSLTGAFDLSEHNTLGLAARALHGGFLTEPQDVAAAHDFASRRGLPFHLLGGGSNCVLAPEIEAVVGLVRLRGRSLDRSTPDLVRVTARAGESWADLVAWTVAQGIGGLENLAGIPGTVGAAPIQNIGAYGIELADVFDHLTALEVGTGRRLRFDRAACRFAYRHSRFKEAPGRYMVCDVTLALPQPWRPVLGYAGLDALDGPVTPRRVMEAVLALRSAKLPDWRRTGNAGSFFHNPILPAEAVARLPEMPSHPVEGGIKLSAGWLLEAAGLKGARHGGAGFSDQHALVLVNHGGATFEDVTALAARAVRTVETRFGVTLVQEPVTLR
- the hemP gene encoding hemin uptake protein HemP; the protein is MNAHVTQLSAPAGTLPPLNARTLITDGATRQIDLDGQIYTLRITRAGKLILTK